Proteins from one Deinococcus actinosclerus genomic window:
- a CDS encoding NADPH:quinone oxidoreductase family protein has protein sequence MTDSQTAATPQASMRAIRVERLGPPDVMQLQDTPVPSPAPGEVRVRVEAVGINFADALAVAGEYLTRTRVPYTPGMEFAGIVDALGEGVQGVQVGTRVAALGGSGAMAEYATVPAAGLIPVPQTLSGAQAAAFPVSYFTAYHGLKTLGRGEAGEWVLVQAAAGALGTASIQLAKALGMNVIALASTDEKLEIARTLGADVTILQDDPDRVKKVRDAAGGKGVPLILEVVGGKRFQESLDMAASRGRIIVIGNASREQANLRPVELMKRNLTVTGLWLTSLMSDAPATAEAARALAELVGSGKVIPQVGPTYALDQSVQAFEDLLNRRTTGKVIIEPGR, from the coding sequence ATGACCGACTCCCAGACTGCCGCCACCCCGCAGGCCAGCATGCGCGCCATCCGCGTGGAACGCCTCGGCCCGCCCGACGTCATGCAGCTCCAGGACACGCCCGTCCCCTCCCCCGCCCCCGGCGAGGTCCGCGTGCGGGTCGAGGCGGTCGGCATCAACTTCGCCGACGCGCTGGCCGTCGCCGGGGAGTACCTCACCCGCACGCGCGTGCCGTACACGCCCGGCATGGAATTCGCCGGGATCGTGGACGCCCTGGGTGAAGGTGTCCAGGGCGTGCAGGTCGGCACGCGGGTCGCCGCGCTGGGCGGCAGCGGCGCCATGGCCGAGTACGCCACCGTGCCCGCCGCCGGGCTGATCCCCGTCCCGCAGACCCTGAGTGGCGCGCAGGCCGCCGCGTTCCCCGTGTCGTACTTCACCGCGTACCACGGCCTGAAAACCCTCGGGCGCGGCGAGGCGGGCGAGTGGGTGCTCGTGCAGGCCGCCGCCGGGGCGCTGGGCACCGCCAGCATCCAGCTCGCCAAGGCGCTCGGCATGAACGTCATCGCGCTGGCCAGCACCGACGAGAAACTGGAGATCGCCCGCACCCTGGGCGCGGACGTCACGATCCTCCAGGACGACCCGGACCGCGTGAAGAAGGTCCGCGACGCGGCGGGCGGCAAAGGTGTGCCCCTGATCCTGGAGGTCGTGGGCGGCAAGCGCTTCCAGGAGAGCCTCGACATGGCCGCCAGCCGCGGCCGGATTATCGTGATCGGCAACGCCAGCCGCGAGCAGGCGAACCTGCGCCCCGTGGAACTCATGAAACGCAACCTGACGGTCACGGGCCTGTGGCTGACCAGCCTCATGAGCGACGCGCCCGCCACCGCCGAGGCCGCGCGCGCCCTGGCCGAGCTGGTCGGCAGCGGAAAGGTCATCCCACAGGTGGGCCCCACCTACGCCCTGGATCAGAGCGTGCAGGCCTTCGAGGACCTGCTCAACCGCCGGACGACCGGCAAGGTCATCATCGAACCCGGCCGCTGA
- the purU gene encoding formyltetrahydrofolate deformylase: MTVPAPAALDPLNTAVLTITCPDRGGIVAAVSQFLHNHGANILHSDQHSTDPAGGTFFMRMEFHLAGLDLARDQFERAFATVVAAPFGMEWRVSYTTQPKRMALLVSRYDHCFLDLLWRKRRGELNIEIPLIISNHDDLRRDAEMFGIPFHVVPVTKDTKAEAEAEQVRLMHEAGADFAVLARYMQILSGDFLRAFGRPVINIHHSFLPAFVGANPYRAAFNRGVKLIGATSHYVTEELDAGPIIAQDVIPVTHRETPDSLMRIGRDVERQVLARAVKAHVEDRVLVYGNKTVVF; encoded by the coding sequence ATGACGGTGCCTGCCCCAGCCGCGCTCGACCCCCTGAACACCGCAGTCCTGACCATCACCTGCCCCGACCGGGGCGGGATCGTCGCGGCGGTCTCGCAGTTCCTGCACAACCACGGCGCGAATATCCTGCACAGCGACCAGCACAGCACCGACCCGGCGGGCGGCACGTTCTTCATGCGCATGGAATTCCACCTCGCGGGCCTGGATCTCGCCCGGGACCAGTTCGAGCGGGCCTTCGCGACCGTGGTCGCCGCGCCGTTCGGCATGGAGTGGCGCGTCTCGTACACCACGCAGCCCAAACGCATGGCGCTGCTCGTCAGCCGCTACGACCACTGCTTCCTGGACCTGCTGTGGCGCAAGCGGCGGGGCGAACTGAACATCGAGATCCCGCTGATCATCAGCAACCACGACGACCTGCGCCGCGACGCGGAGATGTTCGGCATTCCCTTCCACGTCGTGCCCGTCACGAAGGACACCAAGGCCGAGGCGGAAGCCGAGCAGGTCCGCCTGATGCACGAGGCGGGCGCGGACTTCGCCGTGCTGGCCCGCTACATGCAGATCCTCAGCGGGGACTTCCTGCGGGCCTTCGGGCGGCCCGTCATCAACATCCACCACTCGTTCCTGCCGGCGTTCGTGGGCGCCAACCCCTACCGCGCGGCGTTCAACCGGGGCGTGAAACTCATCGGCGCGACCAGCCATTACGTCACCGAGGAACTCGACGCCGGGCCGATCATCGCGCAGGACGTCATTCCGGTCACGCACCGCGAGACGCCCGACAGTCTGATGCGCATCGGGCGCGACGTGGAGCGGCAGGTGCTGGCCCGCGCCGTGAAGGCGCACGTGGAAGACCGCGTGCTCGTGTACGGGAACAAGACCGTCGTGTTCTGA
- a CDS encoding leucine zipper domain-containing protein, which produces MPPHRITTAAAAALLTQVDTAQLLKPFMRSEQTVAAAARELGVPFKRLHHAVGRFVAAGLLTVTGQRARRGRPMTTYRAVSDTFEVDVAALSLADRERTFGDGYWNRRVLDRMARAAHDVQVIHVHLNDQGGLVIQHGPESQPAAPGALWQLRTATLRLTPQEARDLQRDLEAVIATYSGREEGQRVGLRVDLLDLN; this is translated from the coding sequence ATGCCGCCCCACCGCATCACGACCGCCGCGGCCGCCGCCCTCCTGACGCAGGTGGACACCGCGCAGCTCCTCAAGCCCTTCATGCGCTCCGAGCAGACCGTCGCCGCCGCCGCACGCGAACTGGGCGTACCGTTCAAGCGCCTGCACCATGCCGTGGGGCGCTTCGTGGCTGCCGGCCTGCTGACCGTCACCGGCCAGCGCGCCCGGCGCGGGCGCCCCATGACCACCTACCGCGCCGTCAGCGACACCTTCGAGGTGGACGTGGCCGCCCTTTCCCTGGCCGACCGGGAACGCACCTTCGGGGACGGCTACTGGAACCGCCGCGTGCTGGACCGCATGGCCCGCGCCGCGCACGACGTGCAGGTCATTCACGTTCACCTGAACGACCAGGGCGGCCTCGTCATCCAGCACGGCCCTGAATCCCAGCCCGCCGCGCCCGGCGCCCTGTGGCAGCTGCGGACCGCCACCCTGCGCCTCACGCCGCAGGAGGCCCGCGACCTGCAACGCGACCTGGAAGCGGTGATCGCCACGTACAGCGGCCGGGAGGAGGGCCAGCGCGTGGGGCTGCGCGTGGACCTGCTGGACCTGAATTGA
- a CDS encoding MFS transporter: MTTPRHLRGLRAYALLWAGQGVGSLGLGLTAFAQAVWLWDQTHSVTASSLVTLATTLPAFLAAPWVGALVDRWHAQLRRVLALGDGARLLLALLTLGLLHAGQLTPALLYALLATESVFTAFHWPAASAAARALLRPDEYTRGSGVQMLALSASGVLAAPLGALLYPRVGLGGVVALDVLGSVIALGSVLLLRLPAHAGTDTPRAAPVGLRDTLRRSLRFLAARPSLLTLQLVLTGGYFVQGVYAALLTPLVLSLGTGGQGRLAQVSMAGGGAALLGGALLSVWRGWSRQTPVFVAGWTLVLLGVLGTGLSGAPGVWAACAALIALGITAFGTANQAIWLQQTPQEIQGTVFALRRMLGMSTLPLAAALSGPLVDRVLAPQVKLPLLGSGTSGAIRLLLVTLSVLGLLLLAGVVRSGRLRGAEPGPAPALDRRPDGAATVRTVPGRRTS; the protein is encoded by the coding sequence ATGACCACTCCTCGTCATCTTCGGGGCCTGCGGGCGTACGCGCTGCTGTGGGCCGGTCAGGGCGTGGGCTCGCTGGGCCTGGGCCTGACGGCGTTCGCGCAGGCGGTGTGGCTGTGGGACCAGACACACTCGGTCACGGCGAGCAGTCTGGTCACGCTGGCCACGACCCTCCCGGCGTTCCTGGCGGCGCCGTGGGTTGGGGCGCTGGTGGACCGCTGGCACGCGCAGCTGCGCCGCGTCCTGGCCCTCGGGGACGGTGCGCGGCTGCTGCTGGCCCTGCTCACGCTGGGTCTGCTGCACGCGGGGCAGCTCACGCCCGCGCTGCTGTACGCGCTGCTGGCGACCGAATCGGTATTCACGGCCTTTCACTGGCCCGCGGCGTCCGCAGCGGCCCGCGCGCTCCTGCGGCCCGACGAGTACACGCGGGGCAGCGGCGTGCAGATGCTGGCCCTGTCGGCCAGTGGCGTGCTGGCCGCGCCATTGGGGGCGCTGCTGTACCCGCGCGTGGGTCTGGGCGGCGTGGTGGCGCTGGACGTCCTGGGAAGCGTCATCGCGCTGGGAAGCGTCCTGCTGCTGCGCCTGCCCGCCCACGCTGGGACCGACACGCCCCGCGCCGCACCAGTGGGCCTGCGGGACACGCTGCGGCGCAGTCTGCGCTTCCTGGCCGCGCGGCCCTCACTGCTCACGCTGCAGCTGGTGCTGACCGGTGGGTACTTCGTACAGGGCGTGTACGCCGCGCTGCTCACCCCGCTCGTCCTGTCGCTGGGGACGGGCGGGCAGGGCCGGCTGGCGCAGGTGTCCATGGCGGGCGGCGGGGCGGCCCTGCTGGGCGGCGCGCTGCTCAGCGTGTGGCGCGGCTGGTCACGGCAGACGCCGGTGTTCGTGGCGGGGTGGACGCTGGTCCTGCTGGGCGTGCTGGGCACCGGCCTGAGCGGTGCGCCCGGCGTGTGGGCAGCCTGCGCGGCCCTGATCGCGCTGGGCATCACGGCGTTCGGCACGGCCAATCAGGCGATCTGGCTACAGCAGACGCCCCAGGAGATTCAGGGCACGGTGTTCGCGCTGCGGCGCATGCTGGGCATGTCCACGCTGCCCCTGGCCGCCGCCCTGTCGGGTCCGCTGGTGGACCGCGTGCTGGCCCCGCAGGTGAAGTTGCCGCTGCTGGGGTCCGGTACGTCCGGCGCGATCCGGCTGCTGCTGGTCACGCTGAGCGTGCTGGGACTGCTGCTGCTGGCGGGCGTGGTCCGCTCCGGCCGCCTGCGCGGCGCGGAACCCGGCCCGGCTCCTGCCCTGGACCGGCGTCCAGACGGCGCGGCCACCGTCCGGACCGTGCCGGGGCGCCGCACGTCCTGA
- a CDS encoding aminopeptidase: MHTHLIAYDPDLHAALLADYCLSAAPGERLLVAGGQAATPLIRAVTRALLTRGARPVVRVDYPGQQEDFAELASDAVLDAIHPADLSDVEALDGSLRVLTPAEPRSVDASRRARLLAANAPVASARARRKWSLTLYPTAYAAAQAGMSEAQFGDFVMRAMFLERADPVAAWGEVRATQARIIERLTRADVVRIEAPGTDLTLRVGGRTWANSDGKRNMPSGEVFTGPHEDSAEGVVTFTVPAEYQGVMVRGARLEFRGGLVVNASADEGEAALHAALDTDPGARRLGELGIGTNGGIQVPTGNILFDEKIGGTVHLAIGKSYPETGGVNASAVHWDLITDLRRGGRLSLDGEVVQENGQFLI, translated from the coding sequence ATGCACACCCACCTGATCGCGTATGACCCGGACCTTCACGCGGCCCTGCTGGCCGACTACTGCCTGTCGGCCGCGCCGGGCGAGCGCCTGCTCGTCGCCGGGGGGCAGGCGGCGACGCCGCTGATCCGGGCGGTGACGCGGGCGCTGCTCACGCGCGGCGCGCGGCCTGTGGTGCGCGTGGACTACCCGGGGCAGCAGGAGGACTTCGCGGAGCTGGCCAGTGACGCGGTGCTGGACGCCATCCACCCGGCGGACCTGTCGGACGTGGAGGCGCTGGACGGCAGCCTGCGCGTCCTGACGCCCGCCGAGCCCCGGAGCGTGGACGCCTCGCGCCGGGCGCGGCTGCTCGCGGCGAACGCGCCGGTCGCGTCGGCCCGCGCGCGCAGGAAATGGAGCCTCACGCTGTACCCCACCGCGTACGCGGCGGCGCAGGCAGGCATGAGCGAGGCGCAGTTCGGAGATTTCGTGATGCGCGCCATGTTCCTCGAGCGCGCCGACCCGGTGGCCGCCTGGGGCGAGGTCCGCGCGACGCAGGCCCGCATCATCGAGCGCCTGACCCGCGCGGACGTCGTGCGGATCGAGGCGCCCGGCACGGACCTGACCCTGCGCGTGGGGGGCCGCACCTGGGCGAACAGTGACGGCAAGCGCAACATGCCCAGCGGCGAGGTCTTCACCGGGCCGCACGAGGACAGCGCCGAGGGCGTCGTGACCTTCACGGTGCCCGCCGAGTACCAGGGCGTGATGGTGCGCGGCGCCCGCCTGGAATTCCGGGGGGGGCTGGTCGTGAACGCCAGCGCCGACGAGGGCGAGGCCGCGCTGCACGCCGCGCTGGACACCGATCCCGGGGCGCGGCGCCTGGGCGAACTGGGCATCGGCACGAACGGCGGCATCCAGGTGCCGACCGGGAACATCCTGTTCGACGAGAAGATCGGCGGGACCGTGCATCTCGCCATCGGCAAGAGCTACCCGGAGACGGGCGGCGTGAACGCCAGCGCCGTGCACTGGGACCTGATCACGGACCTGCGCCGCGGGGGCCGCCTGAGCCTCGACGGCGAGGTGGTGCAGGAGAACGGCCAGTTCCTGATCTGA
- a CDS encoding phage holin family protein, producing the protein MEERKSMGGALVDVFDAGVTLVKSEITAVARKAGQIAKAKGIGAVLLLAATGPLILGLIFIILAVFYGLMRLGLGAWAAALIIAIVSFIVTAALIVMGIKKLGADVQMDEPRHRRDSMDDTEYTPTQPVSPSSGASSGRGAPAPTGSNAARDSHNDSGPKVELRRDAQEHAAGENRVLSEADGVAVVRTEEGPQTVPVYESKPGGEAANYGSGLNKKISGHHDHDPNLQEPRVLKDAPGISVSTTPTFREDMQKGGK; encoded by the coding sequence ATGGAAGAACGCAAGAGTATGGGAGGCGCCCTGGTCGACGTATTCGACGCGGGCGTGACCCTCGTCAAATCGGAGATCACGGCCGTCGCCCGCAAGGCCGGTCAGATCGCCAAGGCCAAGGGCATCGGCGCGGTGCTGCTGCTCGCCGCCACCGGGCCCCTCATCCTGGGTTTGATCTTCATCATCCTGGCCGTGTTCTACGGCCTGATGCGCCTGGGCCTGGGCGCCTGGGCGGCCGCGCTGATCATCGCCATCGTCAGCTTCATCGTGACCGCCGCCCTGATCGTCATGGGGATCAAGAAACTCGGCGCGGACGTTCAGATGGACGAACCCCGCCACCGGAGGGACAGCATGGACGACACGGAGTACACCCCTACCCAGCCCGTCAGCCCCAGCAGCGGCGCCAGTAGTGGCCGCGGTGCCCCCGCCCCCACCGGCAGCAACGCCGCGCGGGACTCCCACAACGACAGCGGCCCCAAGGTCGAGCTGCGCCGCGACGCGCAGGAACACGCCGCCGGTGAGAACCGCGTCCTGAGCGAAGCCGACGGCGTGGCCGTCGTCCGCACCGAGGAAGGCCCCCAGACCGTCCCCGTGTACGAGAGCAAACCCGGCGGGGAAGCCGCCAACTACGGCAGCGGCCTGAACAAGAAGATCAGCGGCCACCACGACCACGACCCCAACCTCCAGGAACCCAGGGTGCTCAAGGACGCCCCCGGCATCAGCGTCAGCACCACCCCCACCTTCCGCGAGGACATGCAGAAAGGCGGCAAGTGA
- a CDS encoding class I SAM-dependent methyltransferase yields the protein MNLVPSAAQAKENLNPDAHSAPALSAAQRSNLLPLTAWGYAWWRERSLGLLGARGFTLEREAALFTALCRPATGQRWLDVGTSAGFYAGVLARAGAQVTAADLSPAMLAVAARREPDPAITWANLNVEASGLPDASFDGITVGATLNETHDPARLLGELERLLRPGGQLWLMYLRRTAGPVQELLSRPALGGLTFPDPAWVARGLPGCERTDGLGVGAAQFDRFERRAAAPGGTL from the coding sequence ATGAACCTCGTGCCCTCTGCCGCGCAGGCGAAAGAAAACCTGAATCCGGACGCACATTCCGCGCCGGCCCTGAGCGCCGCCCAGCGCAGCAACCTCCTGCCCCTGACGGCGTGGGGCTACGCGTGGTGGCGCGAGCGGTCCCTGGGGCTGCTCGGCGCGCGCGGCTTCACGCTGGAGCGCGAGGCCGCGCTGTTCACCGCGCTGTGCCGCCCCGCCACCGGGCAGCGCTGGCTGGACGTGGGCACCAGCGCGGGCTTCTACGCGGGCGTGCTGGCCCGCGCGGGCGCGCAGGTCACGGCCGCCGACCTGAGCCCGGCGATGCTGGCGGTCGCCGCGCGGCGTGAGCCGGATCCCGCGATCACCTGGGCGAACCTGAACGTGGAGGCCAGTGGCCTGCCGGACGCCAGCTTCGACGGGATCACGGTGGGCGCCACCCTGAACGAGACGCACGACCCGGCGCGGCTGCTGGGCGAACTGGAGCGGCTGCTACGGCCCGGCGGGCAGCTGTGGCTGATGTACCTGCGCCGCACCGCCGGGCCCGTACAGGAGCTGCTGTCGCGCCCGGCGCTGGGCGGCCTGACCTTCCCCGACCCGGCCTGGGTGGCGCGGGGGCTGCCCGGCTGCGAGCGCACCGACGGCCTGGGCGTGGGCGCGGCGCAGTTCGACCGGTTCGAGCGGCGCGCGGCGGCCCCCGGGGGCACTCTGTAA
- a CDS encoding phytoene/squalene synthase family protein, with amino-acid sequence MTFTSASPPGLDRAVAHCQDVTREHSKTFYLGSRFFPAAQRRAVWAVYAACRDGDDTVDELSGHAAQLGLDQWWTRVQGAFAGRPGDHPIDMALAWAAREYPIPLSAFAELHEGLRMDLSGHEYHSMADLILYCRRVAGVVGFMIAPVSGYSGGERTLHAALMLGQAMQLTNILRDVGEDLTRRRVYLPSELLAEFRVSRADLERGVVTPEYRALMRHLSALAREWYAEGRQGIPCLHGSARLAVATAARAYEGILDDLARNDFDNFGRRAHVSGPRKLMMLPQAWWELRTAPAPLT; translated from the coding sequence CTGACCTTCACCTCCGCATCCCCCCCCGGACTCGACCGGGCCGTGGCGCACTGTCAGGACGTGACGCGGGAGCACAGCAAGACCTTCTACCTGGGGTCACGCTTCTTCCCGGCGGCGCAGCGCCGCGCCGTGTGGGCCGTCTACGCGGCCTGCCGCGACGGGGACGACACCGTGGACGAACTGAGCGGCCACGCCGCGCAGCTGGGCCTGGACCAGTGGTGGACGCGCGTGCAGGGCGCGTTCGCCGGCCGTCCCGGCGACCACCCGATCGACATGGCGCTGGCCTGGGCGGCGCGCGAGTACCCCATCCCGCTCTCCGCGTTCGCGGAACTGCACGAGGGCCTGCGCATGGACCTGAGCGGGCACGAGTACCACTCCATGGCCGACCTGATCCTGTACTGCCGCCGGGTGGCGGGCGTGGTGGGATTCATGATCGCGCCCGTCAGCGGGTACAGCGGCGGCGAGCGCACCCTGCACGCCGCGCTGATGCTGGGGCAGGCCATGCAGCTCACCAACATCCTGCGGGACGTGGGCGAGGACCTCACGCGCCGCCGGGTGTACCTTCCCTCAGAGCTGCTGGCCGAGTTCCGCGTGAGCCGCGCCGATCTGGAACGCGGCGTGGTGACGCCCGAGTACCGCGCGCTGATGCGGCACCTGAGTGCCCTGGCGCGCGAGTGGTACGCCGAGGGCCGCCAGGGGATCCCCTGCCTGCACGGCAGCGCCCGCTTGGCCGTAGCGACCGCCGCCCGAGCCTACGAGGGCATCCTGGACGACCTCGCCCGGAACGACTTCGACAACTTCGGCCGCCGCGCGCACGTGAGCGGCCCGCGCAAGCTGATGATGCTGCCGCAGGCGTGGTGGGAACTGCGCACCGCGCCCGCGCCGCTGACCTGA
- the crtI gene encoding phytoene desaturase family protein, which yields MTPDRTTTPAAARRKTALIVGAGIGGLSLGIRLQSLGFDTTIVERLDQPGGRAYQKRTADGYVFDMGPTVITVPHFIEELFALERDKGMLGEADYPAQVLAPDARVREGESGGERTRDYVKLVPILPFYRIYFDDGTFFDYDGDPVSTRRQIADLAPEDLAGYERFHADAQAIFERGFLELGYTHFGDMPTMLRVVPDLMRLDAVRTLFSFTSKYFSNPKMRQVFSFETLLVGGNPLSVPAIYAMIHFVEKTWGIHYAMGGTGALVDAFARKFEELGGTLRLNAGVQEILVTDDRGRPVRRPGGKRVARGLRLESGEELHADIVVSNGDWANTYLKRVPAAARLVNSDVRVKAARQSMSLLVIYFGFRQEGPALNLRHHNIILGPRYEELLTEIFGKKVLGRDFSQYLHVPTLTDPTLAPEGHHAAYTLVPVPHNASGLDWNVEGPKLVERVYDFLEERGYIPNLRARLTHSEFITPDYFEGTLDSYLGNAFGPEPLLAQSAYFRPHNRSEDVRNLYMVGAGAQPGGGTPSVMMSAKMTARLIAQDFGIHPSVRDGVPERNTAELAAD from the coding sequence ATGACCCCTGACCGCACCACCACGCCCGCTGCCGCACGCCGCAAGACCGCCCTGATCGTCGGGGCCGGGATCGGGGGCCTGTCGCTGGGCATCCGCCTGCAATCGCTGGGCTTCGACACGACCATCGTCGAACGCCTGGACCAGCCGGGCGGGCGCGCGTACCAGAAGCGCACCGCCGACGGGTACGTGTTCGACATGGGCCCCACCGTGATCACCGTGCCGCACTTCATCGAGGAACTGTTCGCCCTGGAACGCGATAAAGGAATGCTGGGCGAGGCCGACTACCCCGCGCAGGTGCTCGCCCCGGACGCCCGCGTGCGCGAGGGCGAAAGCGGCGGCGAACGCACCCGCGACTACGTGAAACTCGTGCCGATCCTGCCGTTCTACCGCATCTACTTCGATGACGGCACGTTCTTCGACTACGACGGCGACCCGGTCAGCACCCGCCGCCAGATCGCGGACCTGGCCCCGGAGGACCTCGCGGGCTACGAGCGCTTCCACGCGGACGCGCAGGCGATCTTCGAGCGCGGCTTCCTGGAGCTGGGCTACACGCACTTCGGGGACATGCCGACCATGCTGCGGGTCGTGCCGGACCTGATGCGCCTGGACGCGGTCCGCACGCTGTTCTCGTTCACGAGCAAGTACTTCTCTAACCCGAAGATGCGGCAGGTGTTCTCGTTCGAGACGCTGCTCGTCGGCGGGAACCCCCTGAGCGTCCCGGCGATCTACGCGATGATCCACTTCGTGGAGAAGACCTGGGGCATCCACTACGCGATGGGCGGCACCGGCGCGCTCGTGGACGCCTTCGCGCGCAAGTTCGAGGAACTGGGCGGCACGCTGCGCCTGAACGCGGGCGTGCAGGAGATCCTGGTCACCGACGACCGGGGCCGCCCGGTGCGCCGCCCCGGCGGGAAGCGCGTGGCGCGCGGCCTGCGCCTGGAGAGCGGTGAGGAGCTGCACGCGGACATCGTGGTCAGCAACGGCGACTGGGCGAACACGTACCTCAAGCGCGTGCCCGCCGCCGCGCGGCTCGTGAACAGCGACGTGCGCGTGAAGGCTGCGCGCCAGAGCATGAGCCTGCTGGTGATCTACTTCGGCTTCCGCCAGGAAGGCCCGGCGCTGAACCTGCGCCACCACAACATCATCCTGGGCCCGCGCTACGAGGAACTGCTCACCGAGATCTTCGGGAAGAAAGTGCTGGGCCGCGACTTCAGCCAGTACCTGCACGTCCCCACCCTGACCGACCCCACCCTGGCCCCCGAGGGCCACCACGCCGCGTACACGCTGGTACCCGTTCCGCACAACGCCAGCGGCCTCGACTGGAACGTGGAGGGGCCCAAACTGGTCGAGCGGGTGTACGACTTCCTGGAGGAACGCGGGTACATCCCGAACCTGCGCGCCCGGCTGACCCACAGCGAGTTCATCACGCCCGACTACTTCGAGGGAACCCTCGACAGTTACCTCGGGAACGCCTTCGGGCCCGAGCCGCTCCTGGCGCAGAGCGCGTACTTCCGCCCGCACAACCGCAGTGAGGACGTCCGCAACCTCTACATGGTCGGCGCGGGCGCGCAGCCCGGCGGCGGCACGCCCAGCGTCATGATGAGCGCCAAGATGACCGCTCGCCTGATCGCGCAGGACTTCGGGATTCACCCGAGCGTCCGCGACGGCGTCCCGGAACGGAACACGGCGGAGCTCGCCGCCGACTGA